Part of the Henckelia pumila isolate YLH828 chromosome 2, ASM3356847v2, whole genome shotgun sequence genome is shown below.
tatgttttacattaaaatgtttttcttaatactacttcttgggtattggataccagatgtagatctcatatttgcaatgagttgcaaatgatgacaagaagtaataggctaaggatgggtgagacccagtcaagactcgggaatggttccagagataaatccaaagctataggagacatttttgcagaacggttttaaattattgttgagagatgttttatttgtgccagatttaattaaaacattatttctatttctatgcttgatagagatggttattcttgtaattttgtgaatgggatttgcaatatttacaagaatgaatgtttaattggaaatggacaacttgaaaacgatctatacaatttaaaactaaaagacgttctagtgaattgtattgacaaaccggcgacaacaaacaaaaggaaaatcgatagtcaaaacccggcaaacctttggcacgctaggctaggtcatatttcctcaaggaggatgaacaagctagtgggagagggcatgtttgatatgtctgatattaactctctacctacttgtgaatcctgcctaaaaggaaaaatgactaaatctccttttaaggggaaacctgagcgtagtcagaatctgttggatttgatccatacagatgtttgtggtccatttagagtagggactcaacatggccacacctacttcattacctttactgatgattattcaaggtatgggtatttatatataagtctgaagcatttgaaaagttcaaagaattcaaggctgaagtagaaaacaagctaggtaaaagtattaaagcacttcgatcggatcgaggtggagaatacttgagtaccgagtttttggactatctaaaagagaatgggattctctctcagtggactcctcctatgacaccacagcttaatggtgtatcggagcgtcgtaatcgaactttgttggacatggttcgatctatgatgagcttcactgagcttccaccttcgttttggggctatgcgcttgaaacggcggtattgttgttgaacaacgtccacactaaagcagtggacaaaacaccatacgagttatggaatggcaaagctcctaagtattcatacttgaggatttggggatgtcctgcttacgtgaagcggacagtgggagataagttggatagtcgatccagcttgtgttattttgtggggtatccgaagaattcaatcggatattatttctattatcctgctgaaacaaaggtgtttgtttcacggaatgccaccttcttggagaaggagttcttattggataagaaaggcgagatgatggaactcgaagaagttcgagaagaacccgaaatacaaaataacgatcccacacctcaggaaccattgctggacacgcctgcacctagaagatccgagaggacttctagacctccagttcgatatggtcttcttcttgaaggagatcaagatgaacccgacattggatgtgatccaagaagcttcaaggaagcaatttctgatgcggattcgaatttatggcttgaagctatgcagtctgaattggattcgatgcatactaaccaagtctggtctttagtagatcctcccgatggaattgttccaatagggtgtaaatggatctacaaaagaaagcttgggcctgatggtaagatattgacttacaaggcgcgattggtggcgaaaggttatactcaaaggcaaggagttgactatgatgaaaccttttcaccagtcgcaatgttcaagtccataagaatcctaattgccatagctgcatggtatgactatgagatatggcagatggatgtgaagactgcttttcttaatggagacattaaggaagaaatctatatgaagcagcctgaggggttcacatccatgggaagcgagcataaggtatgcaagcttcagagatcaatttatggtctaaaacaagcatcaagaagttggaaccagaaatttgatgaaacaataaaagattttggtttcatcaagaacccggaggaaccttgcgtgtacaagaaagtagttaaggatgcggtgacattcttagtactttatgttgatgacatcctactcattgggaatgatgtagggatgttgcagtcaacaaagatatggttatcaggtagattttcgatgaaggatttgggagaggcatcctacattcttgggatacagatctatagagataggtctaagagaatgataggactcactcaatcaacctacatcgataccatattgaaacggtattcaatggatgggtccaagagaggacatctacccatgtgtcatggagtttctctatccaagtctatgtgtcccaagactgatgcagagatagagaatatgacacatgtaccatatgcgtcagctataggtagtatcatgtatgggatgatatctaccagaccggatgtagcatttgctctgagtgtcacgagcagatatcagtctaatcctggtcagatgcattggaaagccgtgaaggacattcttaagtacttgcgaaggactaagaatatgttcatggtttatggaggacgagaactcaaactggaaggctataccgactctagcttccaaagtgatgtggatgactcgaagtcaacctctggatttgtgttcatgctcaatggcggtgctgtctcttggaagagttccaagcaggacaccacagcggattccaccactgaggctgaatacattgcagcatcagctgctgctaaagaggccgtttggatgaggaatttcgtccaagagttgggcgtcattcctgaatttgttggtccagtcccggtgtactgcgacaacacgggtgccgttgctcaagcaaaggaaccaaggtctcatcaaagatccaaacacgtactgaggaaataccacataatccgggagattgtggaaagaggagacatcagtgtcgaacgagtggcctctgcagacaatatcgctgatccacttactaagcctttgccaggaccattgtttgacaaacatcgcgaagcaatgggtctacgtagtatgactagttggctatagggcaagtgggagattgtaagagtgggtgcccagtgagccaactgtgtggctatgggctttgttgactctttgtataaacaatcttttgtttaatattatttacacttttatggcaatgactttatattacttcatattgttatattgtgatatactattgttgttttgataaagaccttgaatatactatagtgtatgtaagatgtggtagaacatggagatgtctatcatgaaatacatcttatagtcactgtatattctaaaaccgttcctagtcgattgagccgtccgataataaggataaggatcgctcgagtttgagactagcatttgcgatgcggagtaccacgtttcattggtagggaacatggagatgttcgaagcatgcaaatggatattcataggatgaatagtcgaactaccctatccggactttccaagtggttatcacttatcgagtggataaagtccgcggttttggttgtacaccattagtccttacgacttgaaacatcatggagactctatatgctagtactgtgctttgactcgtttaccgactctgagggggtcatcaggtgtcgagattgggtacagttacgacacatataggagtcaatgcattgttgtcaaggattcaccacatacttgcgagtgtggatatcctatgcgatctgaggagatattagtgtgacaaatctctcgccagagtacttgatgtgatttaagaaatggtttcttagtagcacatgcgatgtcactaatttgatcttcaagatgtattgcatagttatcgaatcttgagcgactctcgatataccaatggttgttgattcgatcgggatatttggatgaagggaccgtactgtacgctaaccaaaatctactggttcttgtaggcactatcagtgatacctagggaatcatggggcgatgttgctaggcgctttaccatgattcgttgggcaagtcggaaagtgttgttccgagtcacaaggagttgtgagcccacggctagctgtatccctgaaccattgagggtcacacagtgtaatggagttttaatccccgttgagatagttaaatttaaagagttaaatttaatgaactaaggagttggacttcttaaataagagtaagggagtaggatttcctaaaatgacatagggatggacatttttggaaaccactgaattcggattcaagaaaatttattttgactttaaaacgtgcagaaatggtttctgtgcacattggtgaaatcgtttcatcaatcggagtcacgatgaattttatattaatttctgaacgagtgggctttgcttgtcgggccccagcttatgactaatgggccctaaggtgttagtggcctgcattataaataagttatttcagtacagaaattacacacgataggtcataattttgagagcaaaaatcgaaaaccctagtctctctaaagaatatttcggccgcccccttgctctgtcacagagaaattccggtctgtgattttgaatcgcagtaaggaataacgaatcaaattcgtgtattctcttcgcagaaaacttctgatagattttctagtgcaatctatcagagggattaaacctctgttcgtggacctgattgaaggagttcatcggttccagggagagacaacaagagcagaattgttctgttggtgtccattaatctcgttgcgagatttgaggtaaaatttatttaattgttgtttaaattttacacacacacataattcaatcgatgaacggttgatacccataccatggaaacgttccatgaaaaatttttaaacttccgctgcaccgggtatcaatcgtaattggtctgggaactcgccagttttccaacacgaAGATGCTAAACTGACTTCATCATTTTACCTAGCTAAATCGAATTCATCAGTTTACCCTCATCAGTTTACTACCTTTCCACTTTTGGATAAGTTCTTCCGTACTCTGACACAAGGTAGTGCCGCGATGCAAAGGGCAACTGTCGACTCCAGAATTTGTTGgtgatagtgacaaatccaacgggaataattcaaaatcttatctgaagattcaatttgaatttatgactGTTAACTATCCaagggtataaatagagatcttgatcGATCAAAGGAGCTCTCCCTCGCGCACTGAATTTCTGCATACATTGCTCATTACGAGAATACTTAAGTCTTACATGCTTGAAGATTGATCAAGGAACCCGAAGCACAAACGCCTAAGTGTTATTCAGATAATTGAAGGATCAATCTTGTGCTAAAtatttcgagttgtattcatcTTTGTTCCattatcagtctaggactgaaactgaTTTGTTGTACTAGGAGTTCTTATTTAGGCAGTGTCTAAGTCCTAAACTGAATCGGGGTTATGAAAATTGCTTGTAAAATTTAAAGTCTTTTAGTGATaaccttccgaggtggaagaagtggtgacgtaggagtatttgaaatctccgaacattcaTAAACATTTGCTTGTGTTATTTCAGTTTACCCATTATAATCATTTAACCTAAATTGATACCTACTCAGTGTTCAAATCTGTAATTTGTCATATTTCCGCACATACTTTTTTTTGTCAAATTACATTGAACATCAAGATAAGATTAGAATTCAGACACTAAACCGATTGAGTTTAATCATTTTACACTAGATTTTTTataagtgtattcaccccccccccccccccttctccACTTGTAACTGATTCTATCAAACActatatttataagcttacatGAGTTAtcgataatatattattttaaacttttaatgtAGATATAGAATAATGATGACCATAAATGATGATGAAAACATTGAAACTGCAAGGGTTATGTTGTTCGaaatattacaaatatttttattagttgcaatgttaaaAATCATATTGATTCCATCACTAAaacatgtaatatttttttctttcaaataatatatattattacgaattattattaaaatatactttatttaaagaacgacaacacttcaataaaggGATGACAATGGGCCGTGTCTAAACTCACCCCCGTTTTAAACCCGCCCCGATGAGGCAATTTTAGACTAGTCCAAATGGGTCCACAAGCAGGTCTGGGTGGGTCTTTGGGTTTGACCAAACCCACCACAAGAATTACTATTAAAGGTGATTAGAATATTGATTCTTTTATAGAGAAAAAACAACACGtggtaaatgaaaaaaattgtgaaagaGAAAAAATTCCAACATATAAAGGAAAAaacatttattaataatttaaattaaggtttagaatgtattatgtatgttattaattattatttttttttacataaatcaaTACTCGTAAAATAAGTAATCAACACATAAGATAAGACATTACAAAAtgagtatttaatttaatttgattgacgtatctcacttattaacaaatacagAATAAAGtatatcgattcagagcataCATACATAATAAAGAAAATATGACAAATTCATGGTACGAAGCATGTCATAATTGCTCAAGATTAATCAACAAAATCATGAAAAACCCGAGTTGTAATAATTGCATaagtttcaatatcaatattgtgtcAAGATAAAACAATAGTAAACATTATATCTTTAACTTACATGAGTGATTGTTTTAttgataatatattattttaaaatggtAATATATGACTGTAAGTGATGAACATTGAAATTGTAGATGTGACATTGTTCGAAAATATTATCAATGTTTTTATTAGTTGAAACattgaaaattatattgatttttataactaagacatgtaaatattttttcattcaAAGAGTATTTATTATTATCAATTATGAATAAAATCTATTTTATCTATCAAAGAATATAcatttattctcaaaatatgtcatgatatcaaattatatattttttctcattttctattctatacaaaattataatattttttacaacCATTATTTGCAACAACTATAAATTCAATTAGATttgtaacatataaaatttttgaacaaaTATTGCTCGCACTCATTTTATAATCCATGTTATACATATTATATTACATTGaattttactatttattaaaacatcatgaaaattattaattaattgcacgTTTATCTCTTCTAATAtcaactcatttatttaacaacGTTTATCGATAATAAATCGTGTTCTCAAGTGCATCGCACGTGAATTTTACtagtgtgtgtgtatatatatatatataagaaattTTCAGTTGTCCAACCATGTTTCACTACTTggtccgcgaccactaaaacccgtgatgcgaaaaaaaaataaaaaccactaaaacccgggttttagtggtcgcggaccAAGTGGGAAAACATGAttggacagctgaaaatttctatatatatatatatagagttttgctatggTGAGCAACCATTGTGAGCATTCATGTGAGCAGCTACTCAAGTGACATACACCTATTGGATGCATAAGATTTCACATCAGCAATGCTCACATAAATACTCACGATGATTGCTCACCATAGCAAAATTATATAACAACACCTTGCCCGAAACAACTACTATTGGACCGaaatttatagtttaaaaaaattaaagggtGAGAGCCAAACTTTAATTCCATGCAACGACTCTGTATTGGACCCGAAAGCGAAGCACTGCAACTTGGTCCTTTGTGTAAGATTCTGGAACCTGTTCAGTTTCTTCATTCTTGGCTTCTTTCCACTCCTCTGCGGAGATTGGGAAATGGAAAGTTTATTCGGATGAGGCAAGTAGATCGTTTCGAATGAATTCTGATTTTGATTATTGTTGCGACGGGTTTCGGAAATTCGTTATAATTTTGTCTTTgattatgtatgtatgtatgtattgtATGCCTTATAATCTGATTGAACCGGCAAACCGAATGTTAATCCGGATCCTAAATACCAAATAAGTGGACGGATTTAATGTCTCAATCAGTGATGATTGATGATTGATCCAGTTGTTAAGGGATTCTGGAAAAGTCATAAAGAAATCTTACCATTTCCCTTCTTCCTTCGATTCCTCCCCCGGTACTGATATGTTACAAGATGGATCTTTTTTCTCTCATTTGAATATTGAGCTGAAGATTaagctttatttttttttatttgttcttgTTTTCGAAACTTGGGTTTGTAATTTTGTGTTTATGCAACGATATGAAGTTGAAAGATTCAAGGGTTGGGatgatattattgattaaaCTTGTTTTATCATTCGCTTTTCTGCTTATGATACCATCAGGTGAACTGGTTTTTCTGTGGACAAATGGTAAGTACTTGAGTCTTGGATCTTGCTAATTAAAGCAAAGATGGCTTCGGCATCCCCTTCCTCGACTTTAATTGAATGTTCAGAGAGCAAACTGGCAGAGAGTAGCAATAGCAGAAACTGGAATTCAGCATTCCAACTATACTCGAATGTGATTGCGTGCGGGAACGATGCTCTGAAAGTTGAGGCCACAATCAAGCTCGCTAAGATGTCCAGACATGCTCCGGAAAATGTTTTGGCACTTACTGTGCCATTGGTCGTTGGTCTCCTTGAAAGTCCACTGAATCCATCAATTCTTGTAGCCTCTGCTTACTGCCTGAAATGTCTTGCTTCACAAGGGGACGGCAGATTAGCCAACCTCATCGGTCAGTCTGGCGCGATTCCTATTCTTCTGAACCTGCTGCCAAACACTGAAGGTAGATTGCAAATTTCTTTGTTAAAGTGCTTGCGAAATCTTGTAACATTTTGGGACTCAAATAGCAGAACGGTAGCTAGCAACCATGGCCTGGAGATTGTTCTTGGTATGTTAAATTCCAGTTCTGAAgatgtgaaggatattctttaTGAAATATTTAGTGTGTTGGCTCTAACACGAGAGGTTAGGAGGTATCTACTGAATTCAAGGAATGTACATCGTCTCGTTGAGGCAGCCAGTCGTGGCCGCTTGATCTCTAGAACCAGAGCTGCTCAAGCAATCGGCTTACTTGGGTTGATTAAAAGTGCAAGGCCTACGCTTGTGGATGCAGGTGCTATACCTGTTCTTGTACAGTTACTCAAGGATGGGGATCTCTCCGTGAAATTGGTGTCTGGTAATGCACTTGGAGTTATTGCATCACACATCAATCATATTAAACTTGTTGCTCAAGCTGGGGTCATTCCTTTGTATGTCGAGCTACTTCAAGGCTCCGACCCCATTGGTCAAGAAATCGCTGTAGATGTACTGTGCATCTTAGCTGTCCATGAAGAGAACGCGATTACAATCGCTGGCCATCTGGTGGAACTCCTTAGAGGAGAAAAAGATGGAGCCAAGGCTGGGGCTGCTGAGGTGATACGAGATATGTCAAATTACAAGTTCTCAATGTCCGTTGTGGAAAACGCTGGTGCAATACCAATTCTTGTCGAGCTCTTGAAGTACGAAAACTCCAATGTTAAAGAGAGAGTTTCCGGAGCCATTGCACAATTGAGTTGCAACAAAGCTGATCGAGTTGCCCTCGCAAATTCTGGAGTGATATCCGTTCTCCTCGATGTATTATCAGAGGACGAGTCAAATGAACTCATAGACAATGCTGTCGAGGCGCTTGTTAATTTCTCAGCTGACCCTTCACTTGGAGAGCGGATATCCTGTATTTCTGAAAGTCCTTTGTTTCAGAATATGCGTTATAGAGTTCTGGAAATGGGTGATTCGGACATAAGTTGGACCACATCTTCGGATCATACAAGTGTGTGATGATACCTTCGGAACCTGATCTTCGTTAATTTTATTTGTGTTCATGTTTAGATCAGAGAAACTGCATCTCATGTATATGGGCATCGAGAACTAGAACCGATAAATTTTGTTGGAAAGGAAAAGAGCTTTGCTGGAAAGAATGGATGTCTCGAGTAGAATTTATATGTGAAATTGATGAATAATTTTGCATTGTTTCTGTTTCGTATGTGGGCTTTTGCGACACCAAATTTAAACATCTGGTTCAAATCTTGCAGCATCTAATCGAGTGTTAGGGATTAATTCTGATCACATGCATGTTAACCGTGACTCTGGGTtttgcttcttttttttttcccttttttgaggtgggaacccgcagccgctacctTTGGTGCGCACTGGATAAACCTCCGAACTAACACAATAGActgcaaactacgttagtcCAAGAAGGTGTTAGTAGGgggaatcgaactcctgaccaAGAGGTTTTGCTGGTTTTTTGTGTTCATAGCTGCCAA
Proteins encoded:
- the LOC140883387 gene encoding uncharacterized protein, whose product is MASASPSSTLIECSESKLAESSNSRNWNSAFQLYSNVIACGNDALKVEATIKLAKMSRHAPENVLALTVPLVVGLLESPLNPSILVASAYCLKCLASQGDGRLANLIGQSGAIPILLNLLPNTEGRLQISLLKCLRNLVTFWDSNSRTVASNHGLEIVLGMLNSSSEDVKDILYEIFSVLALTREVRRYLLNSRNVHRLVEAASRGRLISRTRAAQAIGLLGLIKSARPTLVDAGAIPVLVQLLKDGDLSVKLVSGNALGVIASHINHIKLVAQAGVIPLYVELLQGSDPIGQEIAVDVLCILAVHEENAITIAGHLVELLRGEKDGAKAGAAEVIRDMSNYKFSMSVVENAGAIPILVELLKYENSNVKERVSGAIAQLSCNKADRVALANSGVISVLLDVLSEDESNELIDNAVEALVNFSADPSLGERISCISESPLFQNMRYRVLEMGDSDISWTTSSDHTSV